Below is a genomic region from Actinoallomurus bryophytorum.
GCGAAGAGGTACGCCGAGGCGGCCGAGAACTTCCGTATGATCGTCGAGGCCGACCCGGCGGAGGATTACGCCCTGTTCGGCCTGGGCCTGGCCCTGACGCGTACCGGTCAGGTCGCCGAAGCCGTCGAACACCTGGCGCTGGCCTGTGCCATGCGCCCGGACAACAAGCACTACGCGACCGCCCTGCGGCACGCGCGAGCACGGAAAGGGTGACGATGCGGGGGATCGACCGTCCACCGGCCGAGGCGTACGACGTCGGCGTGCTCGACCTCGACGGGGTGATCTACGTCGGTCACGACCCGGTCCCCGGCGCGGCGGGGGCACTGGCCAAGGCGCGGGCGAGCGGGATGCGCCTGGCGTTCGCGACCAACAATGCCTCCCGTACACCCAGCGCCACGGCCGCGTTGCTGTCGGAGGTGGGTGTGCCCGCCACCGCCGAGGACGTCGTGACCTCCGCGCAGGCGGCGGCGCGGCTCCTGGCCGAGCGGCTGCCCGCGGGCGCCAAGGTTCTGGTCGTCGGCGGTATGGGACTGCGCCAGGCGCTGCGCGCCGCCGGGCTGCGACCGGTGTCACAGGCGTCGGAGGGGCCCGCCGCCGTCGTCCAGGGGTTCTCACCCGGCCTGTCGTACGACCTGATGTCCGAGGGCTGCCAGGCCGTGACGGCAGGAGCGATCTTCGTCGCGTCCAACGGCGACACGACCATCCCCGGTAGAGGCGGCACGATAAAGCCGGGCAACGGGGCGCTCGTCCAGGTGATCCGTACGGCCACCAAGGTCGATCCGATCGTCACCGGCAAGCCCGAGCTGCCGCTGCACCGCGAGACCATCCTGCGTACCGGTGCCGAACGCCCGCTGATCGTCGGGGACCGGCTCGACACCGACATCGAGGGCGCCTATAACGGCGGTGCCGACAGCCTGCTGGTCCTCACCGGCGTGACCGACGCGCGTACGCTCCTCGGCGCCCCTCCGCGACACCGGCCCACCTACGTCTCCAAGGACCTCAACGGGCTCCTCACGTCCCATCCGGACGTACGCCGCGACGGGGACGCCTATGCGTGCGGCGGCTGGACGGTCTCGGCGAGCCTGGAGATCTCCGGCGGCGGCGACCCGGTCGACGGGCTGCGAGCACTGTGCACGGCGGTGTGGGAGTCGGGCG
It encodes:
- a CDS encoding tetratricopeptide repeat protein, which translates into the protein MVQGPDHGQDSPGMPGGEVYDWYQRGLNLLESGSPAAAIQLLEHAAAAEPTSRSVREALARAQYGAKRYAEAAENFRMIVEADPAEDYALFGLGLALTRTGQVAEAVEHLALACAMRPDNKHYATALRHARARKG
- a CDS encoding HAD-IIA family hydrolase, which translates into the protein MRGIDRPPAEAYDVGVLDLDGVIYVGHDPVPGAAGALAKARASGMRLAFATNNASRTPSATAALLSEVGVPATAEDVVTSAQAAARLLAERLPAGAKVLVVGGMGLRQALRAAGLRPVSQASEGPAAVVQGFSPGLSYDLMSEGCQAVTAGAIFVASNGDTTIPGRGGTIKPGNGALVQVIRTATKVDPIVTGKPELPLHRETILRTGAERPLIVGDRLDTDIEGAYNGGADSLLVLTGVTDARTLLGAPPRHRPTYVSKDLNGLLTSHPDVRRDGDAYACGGWTVSASLEISGGGDPVDGLRALCTAVWESGDAERGARALAALGL